The window GGATTACTTTCACCTTGGTTATTGCTATTACTATCACCATTACCTTGACCAGAGTTGTTTTCATTGTTGCTGTTATTACCGTTATTATTATTATTATTATTTGAGTTATCATTTGTGTTATTGTCTGCAACTGAACAAGAAGAAATAATAATTGGAACTATTGAAACAATTCCTAAAGTGCTTGTTAATGCTAAAGCTTTTAATAATTTTATTTTTTTAATTTTCATATTTAGTTAATAATCATTCCTTTCTGTAATTTAATAAATAAAAAAATAATAGTTAAATAAATAAAAGAAAAAACAAAGTAAAAACAATTTTACTTCTGTGTTCTTTTTACCTACTTATTTCTCTTTTAATTTTTAATTACTTATTATTAACTAAAAAAAGTAATATGTCCAATTAAATAAATGCATATATTTTTAACACTTGTTTGGTTCAAGTTGTTTTTTTTATAGAGTGTATATTTTCTTTTGAACTTTAAATATTTTTAATAAAATTACAAAAAAATAAATGTTTTGTTAACACACTTTTTTAGATTTATTAGTTCATTAAAAACAAAAATACCTCTTTATTAAAGAGGCATTTTTGTTTAGTTCCCATTAAATAGGAATTTGAATTTATTAAAACTTAGTTTGTTTTATTTAATTTATATTAGTTTCCTGTCATTGTAAAAGTAGCTTCAAAAGAAATTTCTTTTTCAGTGTTTGTACCATCTTCTCAAACATAATCAGTCAATGGTTTTGCTTTAAGTTTAATTGTAAACTTATCTTCAGAACCTTCTACAGGAGTAGCACTTACAGCTGTAAATTCACAATTGTATAAACCTAAACTATTAGAAACTTTATCATTATCCAATTTAGTCTCATCACCAGTTTGAGTATATCCTAGTGCTTTTAAAACTTTCATCACTTCACCCTTATCTGTTTTTGCTAAATTTGGTTTTTCAGTAGGTGCAGTAACTTCTTCTTTTATACCAATGTTGTATGTAAAGTTTGTTGTTAAATCTGATACAGCTGCAACATTATTTCCTGTTGAATTATTAGAAGCTGTTACAGAAACTTTAAGATCTGTAATTTTTAAATTAAGATCTGATACAGGAATCCCTAAATCCATATTAAGAGTTTTACCTGCTTGAGTTGCTGTTACATTAATATGTAATAAATCACCTCCAGTAAACCCTAATTCATTTTGGATCTTGTAACTGTCTGCATCAGCTGTACTAAAAACTAAATTTGATTCATCACAAATAGCTTTTATTTTTGCTGAAGTATCTAATTGAGATTTAAGATCTTTTAAAGAATTTATATTTAGTTGTTTTGAAGTAGACTTATAAACACCTTTGTGAGTATCAGCTACAGCAGATCATTTTGAATAAGCATCTCCTGTTCATACAGAATTTGAATCAAAACTACCATCAACAGTAACACTTCATCCTTCTACCTTCTTTAAGTCTTCTCCATTAGTGAAATAATTTTCTGGATTAGCTTTAATATCTTCAGCTATCAAAGTATTTGTATTTTTTCTGGAATCACCAGTGTTTGTAGTGTCATAAATTTTACTTAATGCACCACTTAAAGTTACATCTGATTTGATTGCAGGAGTATAAGTTGTACCTTGTTGTTGGTCAGTTCCGCTACCTCCACCACCTGTGTTGTTATCACCAGTTCCTCCATTGTTATCAGTTGACGAACAAGAAGAAACAATTACTGGAACTGTTGCAACAATTCCAAAAGCTCCGGTTAATGCAAGAGCTTTCAATAATTTAATTTTTTTAATTTTCATAATATTTAGTTAATAATTATTACCTTTCAAATTTTGAAATATAAAAAAGACAAATTTACCAGTTAAGTCAAAATCATCAGTAGAAATAATCAGCATTATCTGAAATAAAAGTTCAAATAAATACAAAAAATATATGTGTTTTATTTAATTTAGGAAAATATTTAGTAAGCATATAAGTAATTTTTGGTATATAAATGAAATATGTTAAGTTGGATTATGAAAAAAAGTAGAGTTAATGCTGATTAACTCTACTTTTTTTAATAAAAAAAATTAATGTAATTTGTTTTAAAACAACTTTTTAGCTAAAAGTTGCTACAAATGAAATATCTTCTTTTGCTCCGTTTGTACCATCTTCTCAAAAGTAACCATCATTAGGTGTTGCTTTTAAAGTAACTGTATATTTATTATTATTAGTACTATCTTTTTCACTTTTAACAGCTTCAAATTTACAGTTATATAAACCTAATGCATCTGCAAGTTTATCTTGATCTAATGTGTAAGTAGAACCTGAAACAGTAGCATATCCTAATTTTTCTAATACTTTTTCTGCATTTGTTCTATCAGCTTCTGCTAATGTTACAGCAGCAGGTGTTAGTGTTTTAACAGTGTTATCAATACCAATGTTAAATTTGTAATTTGTTGTTAATTCACTAGTTTTAATACCTGTTCCACTAACTGATATTTTTAAACCATCTATTTTTAAATTTAAATCAGATACTGGAATAGCTAAATCCATACTAACATCTGTTTGACCATCTTTTGCTGTTACATTAATGTGTAATAAATCTTCAGATAATGATAATCCATTATTTGTAACCTTATAATCAGTACCATTATTTAATTTTAAGTTTGGAATAAGATCACAGATTCCCTTAATTGCAGCAGAATCACCTAAAACTGTTTGTAAATCATTTATAGATTTAATATCCAATTGTTTTGATGCTTGTGAATATGTTCCTTTTTTAACATCTGCTTTAGCTGATCAAACACTGTATGCTTCACCTGTAAATGTTGATTCTGTAAAACCTCCATCTACTGTTACAGTAGCACTAGCTATTACATCCTTTAAAGCTTCACCATTAGTGAAATAATTTTCTGGATTAGCTTTAATATCTTTAACTATCAATTGAGAAGTTGTTTCTCTGTCTGTGCCTGTTTTAGTATCATATATTTTACTTAATGCTCCAGTTAATGATACTTCAGATTTTATTGCAGGTGTAACTTCTGTTTGTTGAGTGTTACCATCTGTTCCACCATTCCCGTTTCCATTACCATTGTTTTCACTTGTAGAAGAACAAGAAGAAACAATTACTGGAACTGTTGCAACAATTCCAAAAGCCCCGGTTAATGCAAGAGCTTTCAATAATTTAATTTTTTTAATTTTCATAATATTTAGTTAATAATTATTACCTTTCAAATTTTGAAATATAAAAAAGACAAATTTACTAGTTAAACAGAAAATTAATAAGTAGAGGTAACAAGAATTAACTCTACTTTTTTAATTTTTATCTATTTAACATATTTCATTTATATATCAAAAATATCTAATATTGTTAATAATTAATATCCAAAATGAAATAAAAAACAAAAAATATTTGCATTTAGTTTCTATTTTTTAGAAATAATTCTTGTTAACTCTACTTTTTATTTATAGTTTGTTTATTTGTTGATCACTAATTTACTGTAAAAGTAACATCAAATGAAACATCTTTTGCTTCTCTAGTTCCATCTTCTCAAACATAATTTTCATTTGGAGTAGCTTTTAAAGTAATAGTAAATTTATTTGGTGTGTTACTATCTTCTTGAATAGAAGAAGCAACAAAAGTACAATTATATATTCCTACTGCAGCAGCAATTTTATCATTATCTAAAGACCCATCTGTCTTTGTATAGCCTAATGCTTTTAATGCTTCATTAACATTATTTTTATTAGCTTCTGTAGTTGTAGGAGTTGTAGTTGGTTGTGTAAAGTCTACAGTATCTTTAATACCAATATTATAAGTAAAATCAGTAGTTAAGTTTTCAACAGATTCAACATTATTACCTGTTTCATTATTAGTACCATTTACTGAAACTTTAAGACCAGTAATTTTTAAATTAAGATCTGATACCGGAATTCCTAGATTCATATTACGTGTATTATTACCATCTTGAGCAGTTACATTAATATGCAATAAGTCATCACCTGTAAAACCTACTTGATTCTGAACTTGATAACTACTAGCAGTAGCACTACTAAATCTTAAACCAGGAATTGCATCACAAATTGCTTTTAGTTTTGTTGAATCACTCAATTGAGTTTTTAAATCATTTAATGAAGTTATGTTTAATTGTTCTGAAGCAATTGCATAAACACCTGAAAAAGTAGCATTTGCTGATCATGCACTATATGCTTCTCCTGTTCATGT is drawn from Malacoplasma penetrans HF-2 and contains these coding sequences:
- a CDS encoding P35 family lipoprotein; its protein translation is MKIKKIKLLKALALTGAFGIVATVPVIVSSCSSTDNNGGTGDNNTGGGGSGTDQQQGTTYTPAIKSDVTLSGALSKIYDTTNTGDSRKNTNTLIAEDIKANPENYFTNGEDLKKVEGWSVTVDGSFDSNSVWTGDAYSKWSAVADTHKGVYKSTSKQLNINSLKDLKSQLDTSAKIKAICDESNLVFSTADADSYKIQNELGFTGGDLLHINVTATQAGKTLNMDLGIPVSDLNLKITDLKVSVTASNNSTGNNVAAVSDLTTNFTYNIGIKEEVTAPTEKPNLAKTDKGEVMKVLKALGYTQTGDETKLDNDKVSNSLGLYNCEFTAVSATPVEGSEDKFTIKLKAKPLTDYVWEDGTNTEKEISFEATFTMTGN
- a CDS encoding P35 family lipoprotein; the protein is MKIKKIKLLKALALTGAFGIVATVPVIVSSCSSTSENNGNGNGNGGTDGNTQQTEVTPAIKSEVSLTGALSKIYDTKTGTDRETTSQLIVKDIKANPENYFTNGEALKDVIASATVTVDGGFTESTFTGEAYSVWSAKADVKKGTYSQASKQLDIKSINDLQTVLGDSAAIKGICDLIPNLKLNNGTDYKVTNNGLSLSEDLLHINVTAKDGQTDVSMDLAIPVSDLNLKIDGLKISVSGTGIKTSELTTNYKFNIGIDNTVKTLTPAAVTLAEADRTNAEKVLEKLGYATVSGSTYTLDQDKLADALGLYNCKFEAVKSEKDSTNNNKYTVTLKATPNDGYFWEDGTNGAKEDISFVATFS
- a CDS encoding P35 family lipoprotein, with product MKIKKIKLLKALALTGAFGIVATVPVIVSSCSSTSDNNGNGNNNNDNNGGGSGTDQQQGTTYTPAIKTEVSLSGSLSKIYDTTTGDSRKNTNEMIAQDILSNPEDYFTNGADLKNVQGWSVTVDGNFDSQSTWTGEAYSAWSANATFSGVYAIASEQLNITSLNDLKTQLSDSTKLKAICDAIPGLRFSSATASSYQVQNQVGFTGDDLLHINVTAQDGNNTRNMNLGIPVSDLNLKITGLKVSVNGTNNETGNNVESVENLTTDFTYNIGIKDTVDFTQPTTTPTTTEANKNNVNEALKALGYTKTDGSLDNDKIAAAVGIYNCTFVASSIQEDSNTPNKFTITLKATPNENYVWEDGTREAKDVSFDVTFTVN